GTCGTTCGGGGGAAGCGCGGGCTCAGCGGCATCCATGATGTTCTGGCTGATGGCTTCGAAGCTATCGGCATTGGCGTCGATTCCGGGCGCAACCTCTGAGCTGGTTGCGGACTGTGGCGCACGCTCTATTTGCGCGCAGGCCCCCACGGCTGCTGCGAGTATCGCAACAGCAAATTTCTTATAAACCATTCTGGTATCCGCAGTCTGTCGTTATCTGTTGGCTCTTGTTATCTGGCTACGCAGGTTCCGCTCACCCACTGTGCTGACTACTACTTTGTCACTGTTGCGGCGAGGCACTGGCTCGAGGGGCCTGTCGTCACCGTAATCGAGTAAAACGTATGAGCTTTGATTTGTAATTGTCTGATTCTAAAGATGGAGGTTGGTTCCGGTCAATGCAAATTGGTCAAAAAGTGTCCTTCCAGCGGCGTAAACTGGCGAATATTTCTACAGGAGTTTTTAGGGTGTCGCCTGCATGCGCGGCAGCCTTTGCACGAATTTCAGGAAACCCGGTGCGCAGGAAGGGGTTGGTCCGCAACTCGGTTCCGATGGTGGAGGGGAGGGTTGGACGATTTTGTGCGCGGGCAGCGCGTGCCGCGGCCGTGCGTTCCTGGATATCCGGGTTTTCGGGCTCCGCGGCGGCGGCAAATGCAAGGTTGGCGAGTGTGTACTCGTGTGCACAGTAAACTTTGGTTGCCTCGGGAAGGGCCGCCAGGCGAGACAGTGAGTGGTGCATCTGTTGCGGGGTGCCCTCAAACAGGCGTCCGCAGCCGGCCGCGAACAGTGTGTCGC
This Microbulbifer sp. Q7 DNA region includes the following protein-coding sequences:
- the gloB gene encoding hydroxyacylglutathione hydrolase, which produces MITIRPIPAFNDNYIWHLHQDREHWVVDPGDAAPVIRSLDGQKLQGILLTHHHLDHTGGVQALKEKYDCEVFGPASIQGVTRPLQDGDRFSLFGYDCEVLAVPGHTLDHIAVVLNEDGTTHLFCGDTLFAAGCGRLFEGTPQQMHHSLSRLAALPEATKVYCAHEYTLANLAFAAAAEPENPDIQERTAAARAARAQNRPTLPSTIGTELRTNPFLRTGFPEIRAKAAAHAGDTLKTPVEIFASLRRWKDTF